In Carya illinoinensis cultivar Pawnee chromosome 16, C.illinoinensisPawnee_v1, whole genome shotgun sequence, a single window of DNA contains:
- the LOC122299714 gene encoding bHLH transcription factor RHL1, with protein MQPCSREMQGINSLLNPPQISLQDLHDQQQQQSQIQSSQIHHQVQNSHFDPTSHDDFLEQMFSTIPPPSCSWSDLNPAKTPAAWDLKPRDLSDDTAPLNPDNNNNVAFQFDDSTNLASKLRNHQISGSAKSAAAAAAMMLQQQLLMSRGVTGAGDSGLIPMPLSLGSADDNVDGSSSFKSPNAVGHEDSVQALFNGFAGSVHGPSQTPNQSQHFHHSQGGPVQGQNYVSPGAAMNQAPASGSAGSAPAQPRQRVRARRGQATDPHSIAERLRRERIAERMKALQELVPNANKTDKASMLDEIIDYVKFLQLQVKVLSMSRLGGAAAVAPLVADMSPEGGGDCIQAGGGNGGAQRNQTASSNDTLMVTEHQVAKLMEEDMGSAMQYLQGKGLCLMPISLATAISTATCHSRNPTNRPVLQPNGGEGPSSPSMSVLTVQSATIGNGAVDASVKDSTSVSKT; from the exons ATGCAACCTTGTAGCAGAGAAATGCAAGGAATTAACTCTCTCTTAAACCCACCTCAAATCTCTCTCCAAGACCTCCAtgaccaacaacaacaacagtCACAGATCCAGAGCTCTCAGATTCACCACCAGGTCCAGAACTCCCACTTCGACCCCACCTCCCATGACGACTTCTTGGAGCAAATGTTCTCCACCATCCCTCCTCCTTCCTGTTCCTGGTCCGACCTCAACCCCGCCAAGACCCCTGCGGCCTGGGACCTCAAGCCCAGAGACCTCTCCGACGATACGGCGCCGCTCAACCCTGACAACAACAACAATGTTGCTTTCCAGTTCGACGACTCCACCAACCTCGCTTCCAAGCTCCGCAATCACCAGATTAGTGGCTCGGCCAAGTCTGCGGCCGCCGCGGCCGCCATGATGCTCCAGCAGCAGCTCTTGATGTCCAGGGGTGTGACCGGAGCAGGAGATTCTGGGCTGATTCCGATGCCACTGTCGTTGGGGTCCGCAGACGACAACGTTGATGGTTCGTCGTCCTTCAAATCTCCCAACGCG GTAGGCCATGAGGATTCAGTTCAGGCTCTGTTTAACGGGTTTGCTGGATCTGTACACGGGCCAAGTCAAACACCTAATCAGAGTCAGCATTTTCACCATTCTCAG GGCGGACCGGTACAGGGGCAGAACTACGTGTCTCCGGGTGCGGCGATGAACCAAGCACCAGCGAGTGGTTCGGCCGGAAGTGCGCCGGCTCAGCCTAGACAGAGGGTGAGGGCTCGGCGAGGTCAAGCCACTGACCCACACAGCATTGCCGAACGA TTACGGAGGGAGAGAATCGCTGAGCGAATGAAAGCCCTGCAGGAACTTGTTCCCAATGCCAACAAG ACAGACAAGGCTTCAATGCTGGATGAGATCATAGATTACGTGAAATTCCTCCAGCTTCAAGTCAag GTTCTGAGCATGAGCAGATTGGGCGGTGCAGCCGCTGTTGCTCCCCTTGTTGCCGATATGTCACCTGAG GGTGGCGGTGACTGTATTCAAGCTGGTGGCGGCAATGGTGGGGCCCAGCGcaaccaaacggcgtcgtctAACGACACCCTGATGGTGACGGAACACCAGGTTGCGAAGCTGATGGAAGAAGACATGGGCTCCGCCATGCAATACCTTCAGGGAAAGGGTCTCTGCCTCATGCCCATCTCCCTGGCCACGGCGATCTCCACTGCCACATGTCACTCCAGGAACCCCACCAACCGCCCAGTACTCCAACCCAACGGTGGCGAGGGTCCCTCCTCCCCCAGCATGTCCGTTTTGACCGTCCAGTCTGCCACCATCGGTAACGGTGCCGTCGACGCCTCCGTCAAGGACTCCACCTCCGTTTCCAAGACGTGA